Proteins from a genomic interval of Enterococcus faecium:
- a CDS encoding P27 family phage terminase small subunit, translating to MFKNELSQNRYREKLRRSLISQLESQKTNIEPFLDNVDRYISLWETAISLEEDISENGIRLENGKKNESVALLVSVNKQMGLMLDKLAITPELVGEANESIPEL from the coding sequence ATGTTTAAAAACGAATTGTCTCAAAATCGCTACAGAGAAAAATTACGCCGCTCTTTAATAAGCCAATTGGAAAGTCAGAAAACAAATATTGAGCCATTCTTAGATAATGTTGATCGTTATATCAGTTTATGGGAAACGGCGATATCACTGGAAGAAGATATATCCGAGAACGGCATTAGATTGGAGAATGGTAAAAAGAATGAATCAGTAGCGTTGCTTGTTTCTGTCAACAAACAAATGGGATTGATGTTGGATAAACTTGCCATTACTCCTGAATTGGTAGGTGAAGCAAATGAATCAATTCCTGAGTTATAA
- a CDS encoding phage head closure protein, with amino-acid sequence MANNRRLEETFNDGWLKILTQTTKRNELGKKIGVEDTEITSLKFRNLSMRDSDITAMDAMGSKLTKKVKTPFHPIAKKFNKDQYFIVIDSMRYNVIYADYDNFYIYFYLESVGEYGY; translated from the coding sequence ATGGCGAATAATCGTAGACTCGAAGAAACATTCAACGATGGTTGGTTAAAGATTTTGACGCAAACTACCAAAAGAAATGAACTAGGAAAAAAGATTGGTGTAGAAGATACAGAAATCACTTCTTTAAAATTTAGAAATCTTTCCATGAGAGATAGTGATATAACAGCTATGGATGCGATGGGATCGAAATTAACTAAGAAAGTAAAGACTCCATTTCATCCGATCGCCAAGAAATTTAATAAAGATCAATATTTTATCGTAATCGATAGTATGCGTTACAACGTTATCTATGCCGATTACGATAATTTTTATATCTATTTTTATCTTGAAAGTGTGGGTGAATATGGTTATTGA
- a CDS encoding YopX family protein, which translates to MIPRFRAWYTPFKGKTIGQEMKYGQAGRLITHAEMAPDKYVLMQSTGLKDKNGVEIFEGDVVLFSVSDGFDHLVDEKAIVQSSECHSGLICKLVDLDLEYRIYYDPVFHTDYEVIGNIYENKELLEVE; encoded by the coding sequence ATGATACCGAGATTTCGAGCGTGGTACACACCATTTAAAGGTAAAACAATTGGACAAGAAATGAAATATGGGCAAGCAGGAAGGTTGATCACTCATGCTGAAATGGCTCCAGATAAATATGTCCTCATGCAATCAACAGGGCTGAAAGATAAAAATGGTGTGGAGATATTTGAAGGAGATGTAGTACTTTTCAGTGTAAGTGATGGTTTTGATCATTTAGTCGACGAAAAAGCTATTGTTCAATCCTCTGAGTGCCATTCTGGCTTAATTTGTAAGCTAGTAGACTTGGACTTAGAATATCGAATTTATTATGATCCAGTATTTCACACTGACTATGAAGTTATCGGGAATATATACGAGAATAAAGAGTTATTAGAGGTAGAGTAA
- a CDS encoding MazG-like family protein → MDELITKVEQWAKDKGLDQADPKAQFLKVAEEFGEIASAMARSNDELFKDSVGDVIVTLIILSMQKGTNIQECLEMAYNEIKGRTGKMVDGVFVKSSDLEDSK, encoded by the coding sequence ATGGACGAACTAATCACAAAAGTAGAGCAGTGGGCTAAAGATAAGGGACTGGATCAAGCGGATCCAAAAGCACAGTTTTTGAAAGTAGCTGAGGAATTCGGAGAAATTGCTTCGGCGATGGCAAGAAGTAATGATGAGCTATTTAAAGATAGCGTAGGAGACGTTATCGTCACGCTGATTATCCTTTCCATGCAAAAAGGGACAAACATACAAGAGTGTTTAGAAATGGCATACAACGAAATCAAAGGGCGCACAGGAAAAATGGTAGATGGTGTATTCGTGAAGTCGAGTGATTTGGAGGACAGCAAATGA
- a CDS encoding terminase TerL endonuclease subunit: protein MNQFLSYKHIENWFKAIEEGTIKVCKEQLLLKNYLEERVFTREDIYFDKQMVEDSINIPAQYFPFELIPWEKFLQCFIYGVRWKKDKTLVFNRYLSLMGRGNGKTGFASWNNFFLLTAKHGIKNYDIDIYANNESQAKTSFDDVFKVIKDHPDLDKKVFKATKEVIQNIATNSKLRYNTANARTKDGKRPGANRFDEIHENEDYSMINVATSGGGKIRDYREFYDTTNGHVRGGPLDDIIEESKMILSGELGIDKDGAEFSSLFPFICRLDNDNEVDDPDMWEKACPTINYNADLKRKMFQEYSQMQRNAGLRLTFMTKRMNRPMEDTRFAVASYDDVLHTKEKEFPEKMDEVIGTVDFADRRDFASVGLLGKYDKDVYFTQHTFIHESALRLQNIKREVIDISIDQGKSQIVHGKNIEADYIVGWFLEMSNKYYIKKIAMDMYRAKILKPALEEAGFTVEIVRSGSVTHGMLKDLVDDLFINQRLFFGDDAIMRWYCMNVYEEHISNGNIRYEKIEPETRKTDGFFSFLHGLNFLDDIYDSAPVTVTNSSVENTGTGFTPLVF, encoded by the coding sequence ATGAATCAATTCCTGAGTTATAAGCATATTGAAAATTGGTTCAAAGCTATAGAAGAAGGCACTATCAAGGTATGCAAAGAGCAATTATTGCTAAAAAATTATCTAGAAGAAAGAGTCTTTACTAGAGAAGATATTTACTTCGATAAGCAGATGGTAGAGGATTCAATCAATATACCAGCACAATACTTTCCATTCGAATTAATTCCGTGGGAAAAATTTCTACAATGTTTTATTTATGGTGTTCGATGGAAAAAAGATAAAACACTAGTGTTCAATAGATATCTTTCATTAATGGGACGTGGTAATGGTAAAACTGGTTTTGCTTCTTGGAACAACTTCTTTCTACTCACCGCTAAACACGGTATTAAAAATTATGATATTGATATCTATGCCAATAATGAAAGCCAAGCAAAGACTAGTTTTGATGATGTATTTAAAGTAATTAAAGATCATCCTGATTTAGATAAAAAAGTATTTAAAGCTACGAAGGAAGTTATTCAAAATATCGCTACAAATAGCAAACTTCGTTATAACACGGCAAACGCTAGAACAAAAGACGGGAAGCGACCAGGTGCAAACCGCTTTGATGAAATTCACGAAAATGAAGATTATTCAATGATAAATGTGGCTACTTCTGGTGGTGGTAAAATTCGAGATTATAGAGAATTTTATGATACAACTAATGGTCATGTTCGTGGTGGTCCGCTTGATGACATTATAGAAGAATCAAAAATGATTCTTTCTGGAGAACTTGGAATTGACAAGGATGGAGCAGAATTTTCTAGTTTGTTTCCATTTATTTGTCGCTTGGATAACGATAATGAAGTTGATGATCCCGACATGTGGGAAAAAGCTTGTCCAACTATTAATTACAATGCAGATTTAAAACGGAAAATGTTTCAAGAATACTCTCAAATGCAACGTAATGCTGGTTTAAGACTTACGTTCATGACAAAACGAATGAACAGACCTATGGAAGATACACGATTTGCTGTTGCTTCATATGATGATGTTCTGCATACGAAAGAAAAAGAATTTCCTGAAAAAATGGATGAAGTGATAGGAACAGTCGATTTTGCTGATAGACGAGATTTTGCCAGTGTTGGGTTGCTAGGAAAATATGATAAAGATGTGTATTTTACCCAACATACTTTTATCCACGAATCAGCTCTTCGATTACAGAACATAAAACGAGAGGTTATAGATATTTCTATAGATCAAGGAAAATCACAAATCGTTCATGGGAAAAATATAGAAGCTGATTATATTGTAGGTTGGTTTCTTGAAATGAGTAATAAATATTATATTAAAAAAATCGCTATGGATATGTACCGTGCAAAAATATTGAAGCCCGCTTTAGAAGAAGCAGGTTTTACTGTGGAAATTGTTCGAAGCGGATCTGTTACACATGGTATGTTAAAAGATCTGGTTGATGACCTTTTTATTAATCAACGTTTATTTTTTGGTGACGATGCGATTATGCGTTGGTATTGCATGAATGTATATGAAGAGCATATTTCTAATGGAAATATACGCTATGAAAAAATAGAACCTGAAACTAGAAAAACGGATGGCTTTTTTTCATTCCTTCATGGTTTGAATTTTTTAGATGATATTTATGATTCTGCTCCTGTAACAGTCACAAATAGCTCAGTAGAAAATACAGGAACTGGATTTACTCCTCTAGTATTCTAA
- a CDS encoding antitoxin, which produces MTTEEVIQMRIRSLQREIDDLERTKAVMVNETARKAIDLHIENLRREIHRLEE; this is translated from the coding sequence ATGACAACAGAAGAAGTGATTCAAATGCGTATTCGAAGCCTTCAGCGTGAGATTGACGATCTGGAACGGACGAAGGCAGTGATGGTCAATGAAACGGCGAGGAAGGCAATCGATTTGCACATAGAGAATTTAAGAAGGGAAATCCATCGATTGGAGGAATGA
- a CDS encoding class I SAM-dependent methyltransferase, protein MTKILDACCGSRMFWFDKQNPNVIFMDIRKQYEELNSGHVVDINPNVIGDFRDMPFEDESFYHVVFDPPHLLKAGENSWLVKKYGKLNPETWKEDLALGFKECFRVLKPNGTLVFKWNEDQIKLSEILNAIDYVPLYGNKRAKTHWLVFMKSI, encoded by the coding sequence TTGACTAAAATATTAGATGCATGTTGTGGTAGTCGAATGTTTTGGTTTGATAAACAGAATCCAAACGTAATTTTTATGGACATTCGGAAACAATACGAAGAACTAAATAGCGGACATGTCGTTGATATCAATCCTAATGTCATTGGAGATTTCAGAGATATGCCATTTGAAGATGAATCATTTTATCATGTAGTATTTGATCCGCCACACTTGCTTAAAGCAGGCGAGAATAGCTGGTTGGTCAAAAAGTATGGAAAATTAAATCCCGAAACTTGGAAAGAAGATTTAGCATTAGGATTCAAAGAATGTTTCAGAGTATTAAAGCCAAATGGAACTCTTGTATTTAAATGGAACGAGGATCAAATCAAGCTATCAGAAATATTGAATGCAATTGATTATGTGCCATTATATGGAAATAAGAGAGCTAAAACACACTGGTTAGTATTTATGAAGAGTATCTAG
- a CDS encoding DUF1064 domain-containing protein — translation MNKYRNRKTIHRGIKFDSIAEAEYYDLALWQAEANGWKVKLQKRFELMPKFELDGKKYRKIEYIPDFTFYKNGKLVKVVDVKGMQTKDFKIKAKLFCHQYQVPLILAKKYRNTFKEERF, via the coding sequence ATGAATAAATATCGTAATCGAAAAACTATCCATCGAGGTATCAAGTTCGATTCTATCGCAGAAGCAGAGTACTACGATCTAGCCTTGTGGCAAGCGGAAGCGAATGGCTGGAAAGTGAAACTTCAAAAAAGATTTGAGCTGATGCCGAAATTTGAACTAGACGGAAAGAAGTATCGCAAGATCGAGTATATTCCCGACTTCACATTTTATAAAAACGGCAAACTTGTCAAAGTCGTAGATGTTAAAGGAATGCAGACAAAAGACTTTAAGATCAAGGCAAAGTTGTTCTGTCATCAATATCAAGTGCCGTTGATTTTAGCTAAAAAATATCGGAATACGTTCAAGGAAGAGCGTTTTTAA
- a CDS encoding HNH endonuclease has protein sequence MTEEFYRWLLQLIREDRLVKFYQSPKWRRLREKAMKRDHYECQECRRLGKYHRVENVHHIKEVKDRPDLALDLDNLICLCVEHHNEVHGRYLTALDKQEKKIESFANFDASERW, from the coding sequence ATGACCGAGGAATTCTATAGATGGCTATTACAGTTGATAAGAGAAGATCGTTTGGTTAAGTTCTATCAGTCTCCTAAATGGCGCAGGCTTAGAGAGAAAGCGATGAAACGAGATCACTATGAATGCCAAGAGTGTAGAAGACTAGGCAAGTATCATAGAGTAGAGAACGTTCATCATATAAAGGAAGTCAAGGATAGACCTGACTTAGCTTTAGATTTAGATAATCTTATTTGTTTATGTGTTGAACATCATAATGAAGTTCATGGTAGATATCTTACAGCACTAGATAAACAAGAGAAGAAGATAGAAAGCTTTGCTAACTTCGATGCAAGTGAAAGGTGGTAA
- a CDS encoding ASCH/PUA domain-containing protein, which yields MIHELKILPEYFEAVTSGRKQFETRRNDRNFKVGSQLILREWTGEKYTGDSYKAEITYITDYAQQDGYVVLGIRGVK from the coding sequence ATGATCCACGAACTAAAAATACTACCAGAATATTTTGAAGCAGTCACAAGCGGACGCAAACAATTCGAGACCCGCAGGAATGATCGTAATTTTAAAGTTGGTAGTCAGTTAATTTTGAGAGAGTGGACTGGCGAAAAATATACAGGCGACTCATACAAAGCAGAAATTACTTATATTACTGATTATGCTCAGCAAGATGGATATGTAGTTCTAGGAATTAGAGGGGTAAAGTAG
- a CDS encoding phage portal protein, with amino-acid sequence MGIFQKAVGYFTKKATVPLEEYFCKLQVDFVYRKFAIETCIDLIANAMSKAEFKSYEDGKNKKNDLYYRLNVAPNKKNNATEFRKKLIRRLIFYNEVLIVSPSNNSSEIFIADSWDITEYALKDDVFSQVQINNIVLDREFLESDVIYIKYADQQIRQLVDAYYQAYGKLISSAMNVYKRSNARRYVLKGNLFRPQDNTTQDQINKMMTSQFKPFMEADNAGAVFQLQEGFNLEDFSGNFQSNSRDIKNLIDDIFEMTAAAFHVPKNLLKGDMSGLSDQVDAFLMFEIIPIAELIQDAFNASLYEAEEYLSGNFVRVDTTMIKITSFKDLVDAIDVGIRNGVFTINEGRERVGNDRSDKAMADEIFITKNNQQVSKGGEANDDNENISSGKE; translated from the coding sequence GTGGGGATTTTTCAAAAGGCGGTAGGATACTTCACAAAAAAAGCAACAGTTCCTTTAGAAGAATATTTTTGTAAATTGCAAGTTGATTTTGTGTATCGAAAATTTGCAATTGAAACTTGTATTGATTTGATTGCAAATGCGATGAGCAAAGCGGAATTCAAGTCATATGAAGATGGAAAAAATAAAAAGAATGATCTTTACTATAGGCTAAATGTAGCTCCTAATAAGAAAAATAATGCAACAGAATTTAGAAAAAAACTGATCAGGAGATTAATATTCTACAATGAAGTATTGATCGTTTCTCCGTCTAATAATTCTAGCGAAATATTTATTGCGGATAGTTGGGATATCACAGAGTATGCATTAAAAGATGATGTGTTTTCTCAAGTGCAAATTAACAACATAGTCCTTGATAGAGAATTTCTAGAAAGTGATGTTATCTATATAAAATACGCAGATCAACAAATTAGGCAACTAGTCGATGCGTATTATCAAGCGTATGGGAAACTCATTTCTAGTGCCATGAATGTTTACAAGCGTTCTAACGCTCGTAGATACGTACTGAAAGGGAATTTATTCCGACCGCAAGACAATACAACACAAGACCAAATCAATAAAATGATGACATCGCAGTTCAAACCATTCATGGAAGCGGACAATGCAGGGGCAGTATTCCAACTACAAGAAGGATTCAATTTAGAAGATTTCAGCGGAAACTTCCAAAGCAATTCAAGAGATATAAAAAACTTAATAGACGACATCTTTGAGATGACAGCAGCAGCGTTTCACGTTCCGAAAAACCTACTAAAGGGAGACATGAGTGGGTTATCGGATCAAGTGGACGCTTTTTTAATGTTCGAAATCATTCCAATTGCTGAACTTATTCAGGATGCGTTTAACGCTAGTCTCTATGAAGCAGAAGAATACTTGTCAGGGAATTTTGTACGTGTTGATACAACTATGATCAAGATTACTAGCTTCAAAGATTTGGTTGACGCTATTGATGTAGGCATTAGAAATGGGGTATTTACAATCAACGAAGGAAGAGAACGCGTTGGAAATGATCGCTCTGATAAGGCGATGGCAGATGAAATATTTATAACTAAAAACAACCAACAAGTATCGAAAGGAGGTGAGGCGAATGACGACAATGAAAACATTTCTAGCGGTAAAGAATGA
- a CDS encoding head maturation protease, ClpP-related gives MTTMKTFLAVKNEGTVPQIFIQGFIGSSWFFEGNTDKGIKNILDSLGDQEEIEVVINSNGGDVFQGIAIGNLLKSNKAKVNVVINGLAASAASIIAMAGDTIKIYNNAQLMIHRASTYGEGNVDDFRTIADQLESIDKSVKASYKTRFNGTDEALQELLEKESFMDAETALSYGLVDEIIDAENSAGTEAKKEQSVEEILNDVEEKRAEKIAAFTAALNKTFGQGDAK, from the coding sequence ATGACGACAATGAAAACATTTCTAGCGGTAAAGAATGAAGGAACAGTACCGCAAATTTTTATTCAGGGATTTATTGGCTCTAGTTGGTTCTTTGAAGGGAATACTGATAAGGGAATCAAAAATATTTTGGATAGTCTAGGTGATCAAGAAGAAATTGAAGTAGTGATTAATTCAAACGGTGGAGACGTATTTCAAGGGATTGCTATTGGGAACTTACTTAAGTCAAATAAAGCAAAAGTTAACGTTGTGATTAACGGCTTAGCCGCTAGTGCTGCTTCAATTATCGCAATGGCTGGCGATACTATAAAAATTTACAACAATGCACAATTGATGATTCACCGCGCTTCCACATATGGAGAAGGAAATGTCGATGACTTCCGCACGATTGCTGATCAATTGGAATCAATTGATAAATCGGTAAAGGCTTCATATAAAACACGATTCAACGGTACAGATGAAGCATTGCAAGAACTTCTTGAAAAAGAATCGTTTATGGATGCAGAAACAGCTTTGAGTTATGGATTGGTCGATGAAATTATCGATGCAGAAAATAGCGCAGGTACTGAAGCTAAGAAAGAACAAAGCGTTGAAGAAATTTTGAATGACGTTGAAGAAAAAAGAGCAGAAAAAATTGCTGCATTTACAGCAGCATTAAATAAAACATTTGGACAAGGAGATGCAAAATAA
- a CDS encoding ArpU family phage packaging/lysis transcriptional regulator has translation MQLLREVDFKQTRCNARDVLKNFRRLERMAGRSLIDIKSPIITDMPKAPKHGNKAEDAIIQMMDIEAERDAILAALMALSLISRQILYYSFCVPDSFSNYRISREVGYSERSIQRMKSEALIEFAEAYKHGRIIAYK, from the coding sequence ATGCAATTGTTACGAGAGGTAGATTTCAAACAGACAAGATGTAATGCGAGAGATGTGCTGAAGAACTTTCGGCGTTTGGAGCGGATGGCAGGTCGCTCTTTGATAGATATTAAGTCGCCGATTATTACGGATATGCCGAAGGCACCGAAGCACGGCAATAAGGCAGAAGACGCGATCATTCAGATGATGGATATAGAAGCGGAGAGAGACGCGATTTTAGCAGCCTTGATGGCTCTTAGTCTGATTAGCCGTCAGATACTCTACTACAGCTTTTGTGTGCCAGATAGCTTCTCAAACTACAGAATTAGCCGTGAAGTGGGTTATTCAGAAAGAAGTATACAACGGATGAAGTCGGAAGCTCTAATAGAGTTTGCAGAAGCATATAAACACGGAAGAATAATTGCTTATAAATAA
- a CDS encoding DnaD domain protein — MDYIGQLNAFDNWLEYNELGAGPQLLWYKLMAIANKSGWQSELSIANTRLQAMTKTSEKTLINNRNQLIQNGLLQYKKRGRTKAGVYILSDLTGNFTVKTTVDNTVENSATGNIPVDSKVNPKVNREVNPSVDSTVNPSAYINNTKQNKTNKEDDIGVYEFIQKNWGKAPTGLLQGALGPMIKTWGADMILFAFKLAFENNVEMPGLKKYVEAILNSWSNQGIKTMESAEKVQEAFKNKKKQNYLPKRQNNVRREKLPDWVNKPQEEKALDPDKKAELEARFAAYQAKKEALLENE; from the coding sequence TTGGATTACATCGGACAGCTTAATGCTTTTGACAATTGGCTTGAATATAACGAGCTTGGCGCTGGTCCCCAACTGCTTTGGTATAAGCTAATGGCTATAGCAAACAAAAGTGGATGGCAGAGCGAATTATCGATTGCCAATACAAGGCTACAAGCAATGACTAAAACGTCTGAAAAAACATTGATTAACAATCGTAATCAATTGATCCAAAACGGACTCCTTCAATATAAAAAGAGAGGTCGTACAAAAGCTGGAGTTTATATTCTTTCTGATCTAACTGGAAATTTTACAGTAAAAACTACAGTAGATAATACGGTAGAAAACTCCGCTACTGGAAATATTCCAGTAGATAGTAAAGTAAATCCGAAAGTAAATAGGGAAGTAAATCCTTCAGTAGATTCTACAGTAAATCCTTCAGCTTATATAAACAATACAAAACAAAACAAGACAAATAAAGAAGATGATATAGGCGTGTATGAGTTCATCCAAAAAAACTGGGGGAAAGCACCTACTGGACTTTTGCAAGGAGCATTAGGACCGATGATTAAAACTTGGGGAGCAGATATGATTCTCTTTGCTTTTAAATTAGCTTTCGAAAACAACGTTGAGATGCCAGGATTGAAAAAATATGTTGAAGCGATATTAAATTCATGGAGTAATCAAGGAATTAAGACAATGGAATCAGCAGAAAAAGTCCAAGAAGCTTTTAAAAACAAGAAAAAACAAAACTATCTTCCTAAACGTCAAAACAATGTACGGCGTGAAAAGTTGCCTGATTGGGTCAACAAACCTCAAGAAGAAAAGGCACTTGATCCCGATAAAAAAGCAGAATTAGAAGCCCGCTTTGCTGCTTATCAGGCTAAGAAGGAGGCGCTTCTTGAGAATGAATAA
- a CDS encoding phage major capsid protein, with translation MTVKNLKGVTAASDQLMKAFKDGNEESFSAAMVSLSKEIQDKILEEATAKNQDQLVLMNRGQRVLTTQETKFYNEVVNNEGFAGVEELVPATVFERVFEDLEQSHPLLQKITFVNTTGVTEWIVSRGVNPAWWGKLCEAVKKVLDNGFDVINMKQFKLSGYIPVCKAMLDLGPVWLDRYVRTVLVESLRIALEQAIVDGTGKDMPVGMMRDMSKQTSGEYAEKTAEPITALDAATMGGLMARLSKFNIEGVDDPIYRNVNPSDVVLIVNPTDYWSKVFPAKTVLTANGEYVQVLPVPVSDLQSTAVPEGKAVIGVASDYFMGVGSTLKIEASDEYHFVEDERIYLAKQYANGQPKRNDSFIVLDISALGTTTTTTKPTTTTTITQA, from the coding sequence ATGACAGTTAAAAATTTAAAAGGTGTAACAGCTGCAAGCGACCAATTGATGAAAGCTTTTAAAGATGGTAACGAAGAATCTTTTAGCGCAGCTATGGTAAGTTTATCTAAGGAAATTCAGGATAAAATTTTAGAAGAAGCAACAGCAAAAAATCAAGATCAATTAGTATTAATGAACCGTGGTCAGCGTGTACTAACTACACAAGAAACAAAATTCTATAACGAAGTAGTGAATAACGAAGGTTTTGCAGGAGTTGAAGAATTAGTACCAGCTACTGTATTTGAACGCGTATTTGAAGATCTAGAACAATCTCATCCACTATTGCAAAAAATTACTTTTGTTAACACAACTGGTGTAACAGAATGGATTGTGTCACGTGGAGTCAATCCAGCATGGTGGGGTAAACTTTGCGAAGCTGTTAAAAAAGTTTTAGATAATGGCTTTGACGTAATTAACATGAAGCAGTTCAAGCTATCAGGTTATATTCCTGTATGTAAGGCAATGCTTGACTTAGGTCCAGTATGGTTAGATCGTTATGTCCGTACTGTTTTAGTAGAATCATTGAGAATTGCATTAGAACAAGCAATCGTTGATGGTACTGGTAAAGATATGCCAGTCGGAATGATGCGTGATATGAGCAAACAAACTAGCGGAGAATATGCTGAAAAAACAGCAGAACCTATTACAGCTTTAGATGCTGCAACTATGGGCGGTTTGATGGCACGACTATCAAAATTCAATATCGAAGGCGTAGATGATCCGATTTATCGTAATGTAAATCCTTCTGATGTGGTCCTAATTGTGAATCCAACAGATTACTGGTCTAAAGTTTTCCCAGCTAAAACCGTACTAACTGCTAATGGAGAATATGTACAAGTATTGCCAGTACCAGTTTCAGACTTGCAGTCAACAGCTGTGCCAGAAGGAAAAGCAGTTATTGGGGTAGCTTCAGATTACTTCATGGGTGTAGGATCTACGCTAAAAATTGAAGCTTCAGATGAATACCATTTTGTTGAAGACGAACGCATTTATCTAGCTAAACAATATGCAAACGGACAACCTAAACGTAATGATAGTTTCATTGTATTAGATATTAGCGCTTTGGGAACTACTACTACAACTACAAAACCAACAACCACAACAACTATAACACAAGCGTAG